A window of Zingiber officinale cultivar Zhangliang chromosome 5A, Zo_v1.1, whole genome shotgun sequence contains these coding sequences:
- the LOC121980279 gene encoding probable fructokinase-1, translating to MASGKDLIVSFGEMLIDFVPTVSGVSLAEAPGFIKAPGGAPANVAIAVARLGGRAAFLGKLGDDEFGRMLAGILRSNGVDDAGVLFDTGARTALAFVTLRADGEREFMFYRNPSADMLLEEGELNLDVIKSAAVFHYGSISLITEPCRSAHLKAMQVARDAGALLSYDPNLRLPLWPSAESAREQIMSIWDQADIIKVSDVELEFLTGTDSVQDDVVLTLWRPEFKLLLVTLGEKGCKYYTKDFRGSLDGFSVNTVDTTGAGDAFVGAMLTKIVADQSVLQSEEKLREVLRFANACGAITTTKKGAIPALPNKTEALELLKRD from the exons ATGGCTAGCGGGAAGGACCTCATCGTGAGCTTCGGCGAGATGCTCATCGACTTCGTGCCCACGGTCTCCGGCGTGTCATTGGCGGAGGCGCCTGGGTTCATCAAGGCCCCAGGCGGCGCCCCGGCCAACGTGGCCATCGCCGTGGCTCGCCTCGGAGGGCGCGCCGCCTTTCTCGGAAAACTCGGAGACGATGAGTTCGGCCGCATGCTGGCCGGCATCCTGCGCTCCAACGGCGTCGACGACGCCGGAGTTCTGTTCGACACCGGCGCACGAACGGCGCTCGCTTTCGTCACTCTCCGCGCCGACGGCGAGCGCGAGTTCATGTTCTATCGAAACCCTAGCGCCGACATGCTCCTCGAGGAAGGCGAGCTCAACCTCGACGTCATCAAGAGC GCTGCGGTTTTCCACTACGGATCTATAAGTTTGATCACGGAGCCGTGCAGATCGGCTCATCTGAAGGCCATGCAGGTGGCGAGGGATGCAGGGGCGTTGCTCTCCTACGACCCCAACCTCCGATTGCCGCTGTGGCCTTCGGCGGAGTCGGCGCGGGAGCAGATCATGAGCATCTGGGACCAAGCGGACATCATCAAGGTCAGCGACGTCGAGCTCGAGTTCCTCACGGGGACGGATTCGGTGCAGGATGACGTTGTTTTGACCCTCTGGCGCCCGGAGTTCAAGCTTTTGCTGGTCACCCTGGGGGAGAAGGGATGCAAATACTACACCAAG GACTTCCGAGGGAGTTTGGATGGCTTCTCCGTTAACACAGTGGACACCACCGGAGCCGGAGATGCATTTGTCGGCGCCATGCTCACCAAGATCGTCGCGGACCAATCTGTGCTACAG AGCGAGGAAAAGCTTAGAGAAGTTCTCAGATTTGCCAATGCGTGCGGAGCCATCACCACCACTAAGAAGGGAGCCATTCCTGCCCTGCCAAACAAAACTGAAGCTCTGGAGCTTTTGAAGAGAGATTGA